Within the Microbispora sp. ZYX-F-249 genome, the region GCGGCCGGGCCGCTGGTGACCACCTCGACGGTCACCTCGGCCGTGTCCTCACCGCCGATCGGGACGGGGTCGGGGTCCACCTCGACCGACTCGATCTCCACGAGGGCGTCGCCGAGGGCGGGCCGTCGCGCGAGGCGCGCGAGCAGGTGACGGATGATCCTCATATCCCTCAGCACACCTTCCGGTAGGGCGCCTCCGGCACGAGGCGCCGCCAGTCGTCTTCTCCCAGGGGGCCGCCCGCCCGCGCGCAGGCCTCCGCCGCGGCGCGTTCCGGGTCGACCGTGTAGCGCCGCAGCGTCCCGTCCCTCCCCGCGCTGTAGAGGTACCGCCCGTCGACGCCGAAGGCGAGCGCGAGCACCGGGCCGGCGTGGACGGCGTACGGCTGGCCGAGCGGCGACCGGGAGACGGCGTCCCACAGGCGGACCTCCCCGCTCGTGCCCCCGGTGGCGATCAGCCGCCCGCCGGGCGCGTACGCGAGCGCCACGACGTCGTCGAACCGGCCCTTCTCCGGAGCGAGCGTCCCCGTCCGCCGCAGCGTGCGCGCGTCCCACAGGCCCACGCCCGCCTCGTGGAAGCCGGTGGCGATCGTCGATCCGTCCGGGCTGAAGGCGATCGACCGCACGCCGTCGAGCACCGGCCCGAAGGGACGGCCGGTGACCGTGCCGGCGGTCAGGTCCACCAGGGCGGCGTCCCGCCCGCCGATCGCGATAACCCGGCCGCCCGGACCGGCCGCCATGACGTCCCATCCGGTCCTGCGCGGTACGGGAATCTCCACGCCGCGGGACAGGTCCCACACCCGGACGGGCCCGTACTCCCCGGCGACGGGCGCCACGGCGAGGACGTGGCCTCCGGCGGCCAGCCCGCCCACGGACGCGGCCCCCGCGATCGCGACACGGCGGAGCAGGCGGCCGTCCGGCACGTTCCACAGGCTCACCGTCGCGGCGTCGCCCGAGGCTCGCGTGCCGTCCGGGCGGGGCGCGGAGGCGAGCGTGCGGCCGTCGGGAGCGAAGGCGAGCGCCCCGGCCGGGACGCCGCCGAGGGACGGGCCCAGGCGGGCGCCCGTGGCCGGGTCCCACAGCAGCGGTCCCGTGCCGTCCGGCGCGACGGCGAGCGTCCCTGCGCCCGGTGCGAAGGCCGCGGCGGCGGCCGAGGGAGCGACCGCCGTCGAACGGGAGGCCGCCGCCGCGTCCACCGTGGCGACCCGGCCGCCGCTGAGCAGGTAGCGCAGGACCGGACCGCCCGCCGCGCCCGTCGCGACCCTGATGTCCGGCATGCCGGTGGTGTCCTCCGGCGTGGAGTAGGCCAGCAGGCCACCGCGGTCCGCGCTCCACAGGCCGACGCCGGTGCGGTCGAAGGTCAGGACGAGGCGGCCGCCGTCGCCGTACGCGAGCCAGACGGCGGAGGCGCCCGCCAGGACGGGGCCGCGGCGGCGGCCGGTGGTCAGGTCCCAGAAGCGCACGTCCTCGCCGCGGCCGACCGCGAGGGTGCGGCCGTCGGGGCTGAACGCGACGGCGTCGGCACGCCCGCCGGCGGGGGCGGGAAGCCTGCGCGCCCGGCCGGAGCGCCCGGCCGCCGGCTCGTACAGGCGGAACCTGCCGTCGTCCAGCAGCACGGCGGCGTGCCGTGCGGAGACCACGACGCCCTCCACCCGCTCGTCGCGCACGTCCAGCAGCCCGACGCCGCCGATGACGTCCCAGACCTGACCCCGATGGCCGGGCGTGAGCACGGCGAGACGCCTGCCGTCCGGGTCGAAGGCCATCTCCAGCGCGCCGTTCCCGAACGGCGGCCCGAGCGGGCGGCCGCTGCCCAGGTCCCACACGCGCAGCGCGCCGCCGTCGGAGACCGCGAGGCGGCGGCCGTCGGGGCTGAGCGCGACGGCGCCGGGGGCGGGCCCGATGCCCTGCGCGCCCCCGGCCACGCGGTGCGCGGCCACCTCCCACAGGACCACCCGGCCGGCGTCGGCGACCGCGAGCAGGCGGCCGTCCCCGCTCAGGTCGAACCGGGCGCCGGCGGTGACGGGCGGCGGCGAATCGATCCGCCGCAGGGGCTGGGCGAGCGAGCTGTAGAGGGCGGCCCGGGCCTCGGGCACCCCGGCCAGCCGCCACGCGGCCACGCTCAGCGCCATCGCCCGCGCGGGATCGGACGAGCGCGAGGTCTCGGCCAGGGCCGCGAGCCGCCGGGCGACGGCAACGTCCCGCTGCCGCTCGGCGGACGACTTCTGGTCGAGCGCCAGCCCGGCCGAGGCCGCCGCGACCACCACGAGCACGGCGAGCGCGGCGGTGAGGCGGCGCCGCCGCCGGGCGCGGACCCGGGCGAGCGCCCGGGACTCGTCGAGGAACGCCTTTTCCAGCGTGTTCAGCGTGACGTGGTGGCGCGTGGTGGCCGCCCAGCCGAGCGCGGTCTCCAGCGCCGTCCCCTGGTAGAGGTCGCCGGGACGCCGGCCGTGCAGGTCCCACAGGCGGGCGGCCTCGGTCAGGGGCCGCTGCACGCGCAGGCCCGCGCGGTCCGCGTCGACCCACCCGTGCAACCGCGGCCAGGCCCGCAGCAGCGCGGCGGCGGCGAGGGCGACCGTCTCGCCGTCCCGGACGACGAGATCGGCGCGGGCGAAGCCGGACAGCACCCGGGCGGCGGTCTCCCGGTCGACCACGCCGTCGAGGAGCTCGTCCTCCGGCACCCGCCGGGGCAGGTCGTCGCCGCCCTCCCCCGGCGCGACCATCCGCAGCATGATCCGCGGCACCAGCGCCTGGTCCGCCGGGGCGAGCGCGCCGTACGCCTCCTCCGCCACGGCAGCGAGCGAGGGTGGCGCGAGGGCCCGGGCCGGCCCGGTGCTTCCGGCCCCACGGGTGCCCTCGGCCGTACGGGTGCCCTCCGCGAGCAGCGCCTCGCCCCGGCC harbors:
- a CDS encoding WD40 repeat domain-containing serine/threonine-protein kinase; this translates as MATVLLPGDPRRVGGYWLAGRLGEGGQGVVYEAYDEAGQRVAVKVLRPAGGEEHEQARARFVKEVAAARRVAPFCTARVIFADLEGPRPYIVSEFVAGPSLRATVARNGPYGPEELHRLATGIATALAAIHEASVIHRDLKPDNVLIGPDGPRVIDFGIARTADMSLTTTGHVAGTPAFMAPEIVVGARAGPAVDIWAWGAVTLFAATGREPFAGETTPLPAPGAAAGPPGQALTGVAALLHRILAAEPDLTALREPLRGLVARALDKNPEARPDAEVLLAALLGRRSPYGRGEALLAEGTRTAEGTRGAGSTGPARALAPPSLAAVAEEAYGALAPADQALVPRIMLRMVAPGEGGDDLPRRVPEDELLDGVVDRETAARVLSGFARADLVVRDGETVALAAAALLRAWPRLHGWVDADRAGLRVQRPLTEAARLWDLHGRRPGDLYQGTALETALGWAATTRHHVTLNTLEKAFLDESRALARVRARRRRRLTAALAVLVVVAAASAGLALDQKSSAERQRDVAVARRLAALAETSRSSDPARAMALSVAAWRLAGVPEARAALYSSLAQPLRRIDSPPPVTAGARFDLSGDGRLLAVADAGRVVLWEVAAHRVAGGAQGIGPAPGAVALSPDGRRLAVSDGGALRVWDLGSGRPLGPPFGNGALEMAFDPDGRRLAVLTPGHRGQVWDVIGGVGLLDVRDERVEGVVVSARHAAVLLDDGRFRLYEPAAGRSGRARRLPAPAGGRADAVAFSPDGRTLAVGRGEDVRFWDLTTGRRRGPVLAGASAVWLAYGDGGRLVLTFDRTGVGLWSADRGGLLAYSTPEDTTGMPDIRVATGAAGGPVLRYLLSGGRVATVDAAAASRSTAVAPSAAAAAFAPGAGTLAVAPDGTGPLLWDPATGARLGPSLGGVPAGALAFAPDGRTLASAPRPDGTRASGDAATVSLWNVPDGRLLRRVAIAGAASVGGLAAGGHVLAVAPVAGEYGPVRVWDLSRGVEIPVPRRTGWDVMAAGPGGRVIAIGGRDAALVDLTAGTVTGRPFGPVLDGVRSIAFSPDGSTIATGFHEAGVGLWDARTLRRTGTLAPEKGRFDDVVALAYAPGGRLIATGGTSGEVRLWDAVSRSPLGQPYAVHAGPVLALAFGVDGRYLYSAGRDGTLRRYTVDPERAAAEACARAGGPLGEDDWRRLVPEAPYRKVC